From Spiroplasma monobiae MQ-1, a single genomic window includes:
- the pfkA gene encoding 6-phosphofructokinase yields the protein MIKKIGVLTSGGDAPGMNAAVASVIKTAISKGIEPYVVKDGYKGLINNWIEKVDINFASDIISKGGTIIGSARLPEFKEESVRQKAVDNLKKMEIEALVVIGGDGSYQGAEKLTKMGINCIGLPGTIDNDIVSSDYTIGFDTALNTVINSLDQIRDTIQSHNRCMVVEIMGNGCGDLTLYGATGTGAEIFSTKESFLTEEEIINQVKELRSKNKRSVLIAVAEKNYDVNELAKKIEKESGYETRATILGHTQRGGKPTGMDRYLAVKAGMFAVEQLIAGKGGLYIGMSNNELVARDIDSTLNMPKVDKSDEYEKLRNINKAV from the coding sequence ATGATTAAAAAAATTGGTGTTTTAACATCAGGTGGTGATGCTCCTGGTATGAACGCAGCTGTTGCTTCAGTTATAAAAACTGCAATTTCAAAAGGGATTGAACCTTATGTGGTCAAAGATGGTTACAAAGGATTAATCAATAACTGAATTGAAAAAGTTGATATCAACTTCGCATCAGACATAATATCAAAAGGTGGGACAATAATCGGTTCTGCTAGATTACCTGAATTCAAAGAAGAATCAGTTAGACAAAAAGCTGTTGATAATTTGAAAAAAATGGAAATTGAAGCATTGGTTGTTATTGGTGGAGATGGAAGTTATCAAGGAGCTGAAAAACTTACAAAAATGGGAATAAATTGTATTGGTTTACCTGGGACAATTGATAATGATATTGTTTCATCAGACTATACAATTGGTTTTGACACAGCCTTAAACACTGTTATAAATTCATTAGATCAAATAAGAGATACTATCCAATCACACAATAGATGTATGGTTGTTGAAATAATGGGTAATGGTTGTGGTGATTTAACTTTATATGGAGCTACAGGTACTGGGGCTGAGATTTTTTCTACAAAAGAAAGTTTCTTAACAGAAGAAGAGATTATTAATCAAGTTAAAGAATTACGTAGCAAAAATAAAAGAAGTGTACTTATTGCTGTTGCTGAAAAAAATTATGATGTGAATGAATTGGCAAAAAAAATCGAAAAAGAATCTGGATATGAAACTAGAGCTACAATTTTAGGACATACTCAAAGAGGTGGTAAGCCAACTGGTATGGATAGATATTTAGCGGTAAAAGCTGGTATGTTTGCAGTCGAACAATTGATTGCAGGTAAGGGTGGATTATATATTGGAATGAGCAACAATGAATTGGTTGCTAGAGATATTGATTCAACTTTAAATATGCCAAAAGTTGATAAAAGTGATGAATATGAAAAACTAAGAAATATTAACAAAGCTGTTTAG